A window from Plasmodium gaboni strain SY75 chromosome 9, whole genome shotgun sequence encodes these proteins:
- a CDS encoding putative cytochrome c oxidase subunit 6B (transcript variant 1; alternatively spliced), whose amino-acid sequence MSESNYVSHKFIKNYDELTAQNPHASDPRFLQVNQYNHCAYRYTLFCRCARELGEDHPRCKFQYYRSQIACTAEQLEDWDDNRQKGTCAMDTLPDRLTAHLRQ is encoded by the exons atgaGTGAATCCAATTATGTAAGTCACaaattcataaaaaattatgatgaGTTAACTGCCCAAAATCCCCATGCAAgt GATCCAAGATTTTTACAAGTAAATCAATATAATCACTGTGCTTACAGATACACTTTGTTTTGTCGATGTGCAAGGGAATTAGGTGAAGATCACCCACGGTGCAA GTTTCAATATTATCGTTCACAAATTGCCTGTACTGCAGAACAACTTGAAGACTGGGATGACAATAGGCAAAAAG GAACATGCGCAATGGATACATTACCTGACCGATTAACTGCTCACTTAAgacaataa
- a CDS encoding putative cytochrome c oxidase subunit 6B (transcript variant 2; alternatively spliced) yields the protein MSESNYDPRFLQVNQYNHCAYRYTLFCRCARELGEDHPRCKFQYYRSQIACTAEQLEDWDDNRQKGTCAMDTLPDRLTAHLRQ from the exons atgaGTGAATCCAATTAT GATCCAAGATTTTTACAAGTAAATCAATATAATCACTGTGCTTACAGATACACTTTGTTTTGTCGATGTGCAAGGGAATTAGGTGAAGATCACCCACGGTGCAA GTTTCAATATTATCGTTCACAAATTGCCTGTACTGCAGAACAACTTGAAGACTGGGATGACAATAGGCAAAAAG GAACATGCGCAATGGATACATTACCTGACCGATTAACTGCTCACTTAAgacaataa
- a CDS encoding hypothetical protein (conserved Plasmodium protein, unknown function) translates to MSQINEKYKNNKQSKAFLKVKNKIKKKKINQNDKDEDLVIGNIPDLNKATKKKIPKIIQIKKNTKKLKREKELLSKLNSEEKQKAEHMLKVEKAILKSQGQKVY, encoded by the exons atgtCTCAAATAAAcgaaaaatataaaaacaacAAACAATCCAAAGCTTTTTTAAAAgtcaaaaataaaatcaaaaaaaaaaag ATTAATCAAAATGATAAGGACGAAGACTTGGTTATAGGAAATATCCCAGATTTAAATAAAGctacaaaaaaaaaaattccaaaaataattcaaataaaaaaaaatacaaa aaaattaaaaagggaaaaagaattattaagTAAATTGAATTCTGAGGAAAAACAAAAAGCTGAGCATATGCTTAAAGTGGAAAAGGCCATTTTGAAATCACAAGGACAAAAAGtttat